The window ATCGGTCAAGCGTAAATGAATAGTCTCTTCATTGAGTAAACGCTGGACAACACCAGCCAACTCACTACCAGGCGGTAATCGATCGGATATAGAAGTGTATGACTGTTGTTGTGGCTGGTATTGATGATGAGGATGACtagtattattataattattaagatGACTAGTCGTATTACCATTCAGTAAACCTGCTTCAGATGCCAATAAATTCAGATATTGTGATGTATCCATGCCGTTTAAACCATTCAACAAATTAGAAGCTAAATTGGCAACATGCAATGAATTATTAgcgttgttgttgttattgtctgTATTAAAATCATTACCATTTGTGATTATACTCTTATTGGCATTATTAATaccattattatttgtattagtagtatGCTGTGTAAGTGCAGCATTACCACCATTTGTGGTATTTGGACTATTAGTAGAGTGCAAAGCATTTTTTAGAGAGGCAGTAAGAGCAAAGAATTGTTCACGTTGTTGTATACTATCCAAAGGTATAGAATCATCTTgtaattgtgtttgttgttgacGTAGTAAATCGTTGAATAGCTGTGACTGAACTAGAAGAGCAGCTGCTGCGGgattaaaaataaatggaaatCCAGAATTAGCATGTTGTGAAATTGTTGTATTGTTGTCATGAGTTGTTGAATTAGGCGTAGATGATACATGGTGTTTTTTATCATTGTCTGAACAACGTGAATTACTGGTGAACAATGCAGTACCAGGTACAGAAGTAGTGGGAGTATTAGTTGTTGTATCATAATTGGACTGTTCAGTTTTATATTTTGTACcatttaatgaatgaaaattcGGTGTTAAGGAATGTGGTGTACGCGTTCTAGATAGGCCAAAGTATAATGGTGAATCTGGAGCGTGTAATGATGAGGATAATGTAAGTCTGGCTGATGACAAACTACCAGGACCACCTGGTGTATTCGGTGTAGATTTACTTGTACTGATACGATCACCGGTTACTTGCATAGTTGTAGCATCAATATTTGGATAGATTACTAAAATTAAACGAGCCACACGTCGTAGAATATCGGCGTTACGAACAGCTTTTTGTGGATTATTCACCAATAAACGAACATCACGACGTAAATTCTTCCATTTATTGTAACAATGTTCCATGGTAAAACCTAATGATTCCATTTCTGTGCCAATAATTTGCCAAACTTGTTTATGCTTTTTTTGTATATTAAATTCATCCAAATGTTTTTCTACACAATCTAACAATGTTTGAACATTTTGATTTGACCAATGTACTTTCTTTTCAGTTGAATCAGTTGGATGACGTGGGCTATCAACATTTAACATGAATCCACGAGTTGTTCCACCGATATCGTCGTCTTCATCCTCCGGTGGTAACATTGTCACATCGAGTTGTtcgtcaacatcatcatcacaatGGTTGATTGTATTATTATTGCGATTATTTTCACTATTAATGTTGCTATTGTTGTTTACATGTTGACGAAGAGAAGAATATTTTAATGGCTCCAAATCCATTggatcttcatcatcatcttctaCATCCTCTGGAAAACTCGGACTGGACTTCTCAGGACTTTTTGAGGTATAATTCATCACATGATCCATCATCTATAATGTGTCAATTAAACAGTAGTTATTAAGGTGCATGGTATTTTGAAATAGAatcaataatgtatattctgGCGTATTGTATAATGATAAAGTTACTTGACTTCACAATCATCAGACTTTGGAGAGGTTAGAACACACAGACGATATAGTCCTGTATGATGACTGACAAAACAGTTCTCCAAACACCTTGAGTAGCAACACAAACATAGTGAATATGTATTTCATTCTCCTTGAATGGAAAATGTTGCCTTAGAACCAGTCTGTATCAACGTCTAGGATGACCCTAAGGGTAAGGTAATTGAGCACGTTAGTCATTTTATATATCATTTAAGTTTTATCAGCTATGGTAGGCTGGGATTAATGACTGATAAGGTCTTATAATGGATCCAAGAAAATTATTTGGTTTTAGCTAACTTGCATTACTTGTGGCGACGGTCAAATGCCTGTCTACAAACCAGGGAGTAAGGATGCTATCCAACAGATTGCtgtggctgtgaaacatggcttATGAAAATAAGAAACATAAAGACTGGAAGTAGGTATCTCTGAAGTGCTACTCGCGTACTATGGAACAGCAGAGTGAGCACTGTTGAAGTTAGGGATAGAGTAATAGGCAGGTCAGTTGATGAGGTCGCAAATGTTTATCGACTAAGGTAGTTAGGACGAGTGTTAGATATGCTCAACCCCCGTGTACGTTAATGCATAGTGGTGGGTTAAAAAGTCATGCATTACAAAACTAGGTGTGGCCGAAACGAGATGTGGCATAAGTTTAAAAAGTTAACTATGGTCGGAGATATGACTTAAAATCTATTACAGTGGTGCAGTTTGTTCAAACTATATTTCCCAAAATGTTGAGCTCTTTTATCACTGCATACTTCATATTGTTCCGGTTCGTTGTTTTccattcaggtgcgtttgtgaaaagtttacgacctcTCTCGGTACAATCGGAGACATCGTGATTGCTCGTAATATGGATTGAAAAGAATGGACATCATTCAGATGTCGGTTTCTGAAATGCTAACATCTAAGTGGCGACCACTCAATGTTTACCGTCAATAtcgaccaagaaataataaacgaaaactcgctgaaatactttgtgctgagaattctatattgcagcaaaaatataatatagaataaaagcaataataataagcaaGACTCAATGTCCAAGTACATATCTGAATGGTAATATTTAGGCCACACATACTGAGTAGATATTTAAGATACTATCCGATTAGCTACACCGAATCAGATGTAATGGCTATGAACTCATGGGCCAATAGTTGGCTACCAGGTACCGAAACCGTCAAGCCTGAAACATATATCGAGTTTCCATTTGACAGGTAGCCGTCTTTCTAAGAGTCAACAGATTTAGCTTATGTTTAGATATAATAAAGTTGACAATATTTTTAGTAAATCCCTGTTATCCAATCTTTGAACTTGCAAGACATGGTAACGAGTAAAATTAAATCAGTGCTGCACAGGTTTCGAAAAAATGTTTTAGAGCAGTTTATACGTTTCTTTTACTAACTGCACAAGCTCGGGACAATGAGAATCTATGACCTTGGAGGATGTCTTAGGTGTTAGGGTCTTGAAGTTAAATTActtgattatttatatttattcggAATGTTAAACACTAGAACTAATTCCTAAAACAGATAAACCATAGAATTCAAGTGTTGAAGTGCGTAGCAACTAAAGATCATTAACATGATTCAGGCATTTATATCGGTGGTTAATAAATCCGACTGAGTTTTTATTCTAACGAGTGATTACGCTAAGATTTATCATTATAACAGATCATTAATTCCACTCCTTTAACTTGGGCATGAGCATTATTTTCAAGAATTAATTGAAAGTAGAGACCGTGCAACTGTCAAGTATACTAGATCATAATATTAGACAAACCTTTGGTAACCGTGTCGGTGTTGTTGGCAAAACATTCAGTAGAAATGATACGGTACCTTACATGTACATATAACTAAACGCAACTTTCTATTCTCGAAATAGGTGTCTGGGACTCTTCTTGAAGAACCATCTTTAATTTAGACGATGTAAAACACATGCAGAACTTCTTAATACTTGTGTTTACGTATCATTGCATCATTTTCGAGTCTTGTATTACCTTAAACTCCAGTTTCTGCCACAATAACGAGGCCAAGCAACCAACCGTGCATGACACATGAAAGTTTACGAATTGTTTCATTCTCACATCAGCACGAGCGCTTTAATGCTAAATAGCACATGTCTATGTTTTGGGTGAAATAAATAATCCCAACTTTACATGTTTCGGTCTTGCTTACATTCGAGGTGTTCCTGACAAGAAACAACGGTATAGTTATGGAACTTAAGGGGTATTGCCGAACTAAACAACACTGTAAGGCAAATGTGGACTTTTCACAGCTGGAATGTCAGCTACATACTCTGGGATTCAAGCAGCTACTATTTACAAAGGactgtttattcatttaaaacgAAGTCGTTATGATGAATGACATGGACGAACAGGTATTTGGCCAAGGACTTACCTGGAGAAATGACAGAATTAGTAGCTATACATAGAGCAAAAACTAAAGAAAGAAACGGATGTCCCACAACCGTTCTCCAGTCTATTTGGAGGCACTCCATCTGAGAAAGAGATGAAAAGCCTCGAAAGGACATGAACAGCTAGTTACACTGCAAACACTACAAACTACTTGAATAATGAAATCTAAAAACTGCAATGGTcctttttaataaaaatgacgAATGTAGCAAGATCAATAAAGAATATCACGGCAAACCAATAATAACTTGACCTGTACTTACAATGAAGACAAGAGTCACGAGTGCAAACAGTGCGCGCTCACTGCCGCGAAAAACAAAGGCACATCGGATTCAGATTCAGATGGTACAGAACAACCAATTTTTCAATATCCAATCTCGTAAATAATGTAGTAGCAGAAGATATTGACAACTTTTAGGAATCTGAATAAAACATCGTATTTTTTCCACGATCACGCATATGAAATTGTTCTTGTATTCACCGTTTTATAAATTAGTAGGCTTATATGTTCGTACACATCGTGACTTCTCTGTCTTCTGCCTCTTTTTGAGATATCCATGATATAGGTCGTATAATTAAATCAATTCTCTACTTCGTGTTATTTCTGAACGACGTATATTTAAATGCCGTCTGGCGACAAATAGTCGGTAGCAGTTCCATCGCTATGTTTTTTCGAAGAGGCGACACTCCATGTGATCATGTTTCATACTAAACTATTATTGCTATGTCTTTCATATATAAATTCTTACTTTTTGTAACCAAGACCCTGTTGAGCGTGTGACTATGTGCACTTATGTATGAGCTTTCAGATCCTTTCCCTTATTTGAGCAGCTAAGAAACCCTGCAAGATGAAATGAGCAACCCGAACAACTTCAGTTGATAAGGGCAAGAGACCGAATGGATTTTGTTGGTCTCATCGGTACTAGGTTTCCCGTGCCACTCACCCGTTTCGTGTTATATCTGTTGGCATGATATGCCTATATATTAGATCAAAGCATGTTCCTTGGAGGATCGTCTTTGAGTACTCTGATTGGTCAATTTCTAGTCAATCAGCGCCTTCAGATGGTTGAAAAATGCTTTAAAATCTCCAATAAATAATGGATGTGCTGAAGTTCTTCATGTTTTGGTTCTTACTTCCATCCAACCTTTTTTATTTGGAATTTATTTGCGTTCTTATCCAGCCGTGTTCTTTTTTGGGGACTATTTGAATAAAGTGACCGAAGAATACTAGTCATTAAATGTAGTTATTTACTAATAAGATAGATTATAATAATATCTCTGCAGGAGAAACAAGTGACGCATGTTTAGCTAAAGAGTTTCGATTGTCAGTTCTTAATTATGGAACTTGATGGTCAATAAGTAAGTTGTTTGTGATCTTTGAACATTCTGTCTTCCTTCGTGTGCTTCTCTGAAGTGCATAGAAATAAGAGTGTTCCACGTTCACCGTAATGATGAAGGGAATGGGTAGCTAGATGAAAAGATACACCTGATTCACATGtgagaataaaaaaacaactgaatttCCGTATTCCCGTTTGTGTGTATTAAAAATTTCTCATTTAATTTTCAGGACCtaaaacatttattgattaaaatacgCGTGCTGTTGCTTTAttataatgtttcgaattatttgaattatagtacgaactaagagtcccggaaataacgcaattgaattaagaagtaagacaaaAGCACAAAcgcatgtactgtatttggaattcgaaatcgagcattcaacaagtacaaaagaatcattagttaattcaaacaccacatttaTGTATTATTCGACCACAACACGAATATGAAGGTTCAATCTCTTAGCCTTCGTTTTaacataattaaaaaaacatgttGAAGGTCTAAAGATAGAGAACCGAGAATCAGGCACTACTGCAGATAATATCTATTTAAAGAAAGTCAATTCGGATACGATTATTGATGGTCATTGAAATAACATTGAACGTCGGCCAAATTATCGTTGAAGTCGAACGCGCTGATACTTCGCACACTGATCACTAGGTTTTGAAATGCTTCCTGAGTTTCGTCAATGTCAAGGATAGCCAGCATGGATTGAAATGTATCCCATGGACCTGCCCAAGCGATAGTGTGAACATTATCTGAAGCTCATTATTAATTTTGACAGTAGCtgctaaaattaatttttttgacCTGGACATATAAAATAATTCAGCACAATCAGGTTgtattcaatgaaaacaaattaCTGCGTCCCTCTTCAAAGGGTACGAATCTTCTGTGAGCTACTCACAATCAAAGACTATATGAAAACACAGATTTTGTACATAATTTATTCGGTGCCAAGCTGCCTGCTTATTACACAGTTGAAAGCCTATCTGGTACAACATAAAGCACTATACAACAAAAAAGGTCACTAAACAAAATTTTCAAGTACTCGAGAATCAGCCAGAGTACTTCCAACACAATGAAATCAAACGTTACCCGAAACTATCAAGTCAAGCGACAAACATTGGTAATACTGTCAAAGAGAAAAAACAGGCAATCAGTCCGTGATGTGACTTTTTGACCAAGCAATCAAGACCTTATTACCAGCGGGGCGGCATCAtacaagaaaaaaatgaaatgatgaaGCCAActcttaatcattgaaatttccAGTTGTGTTCATCTGGCTCTACTGTATTGGCATTAGACCCTAAACACATGACCTCTGAAATCGGACTGGACCAATTTGTATTCAACAACTGACATGAAGAGAAGGTTAACAATTCTGAACGCGGGAAGGAGTAGTTCAATAAATCCGATGGAATGGCTCAGCCTAACTGACGCGGTCATTTTGTATAACTTTTCTTTACTcgaattaaatatattattctatcttcAGCCTACATTCGTTCTTTACATTATATTGTTAATTGTGTATATAATGATGTGGCTTCCACgcaagatcttatagattaggtagtcacatcatgaaaaatctacaattttaggatcagatctattattagagcagtactgattgttggggtgatccagaaaacttgtcgcaaaagacaagcaaggatcaggaaaacactaagaagcattttgctcaatcagcgttcacttggagTTTAGCCAGAAATAttaagaaagtgaaaagtcacatgtagagtctctgattggatgattactatactgctactatgttcaGTAGCACTTCAGAATCttcgggaaacccaaggacagctaaaatgttataaaagccttatattttctgtactagaatgaacctttggagtaaagtgcttctcgcatattttgcaccttttctctctttttcaggtcgctgtgtagttctagcttgggggttacgagaatagcttaggaactgAATATAACattcaattagcaagacttataaGTAATAACGAATttgaccataattctacactaTCTACCTTTTATCGCACTATTTCGAGAATTATTAGATAGCATATAAATTCCAACACTTCTATTTATTACATTGGCGCCCCTATGGAGCTTGTGTTTGAACAGTTGGATAAACATTGAAATTCTGTACCTTTCGAAGATTACATGGAAGGGTCTCAACTGTGAAGTACGACCAAAAACAATGTTTAGGATGATAAACTCGTGGCTCATTTCCCCACATTCATCAGGAAAAGCACCTACAACGTAATTAAAGATTAGTTATTTCCAGATAAGCCCATTTCTGTTCTTACTTAACTTTCAAAGAACTGCTACTAAATCATGTAAAGTGTACAGCTTTTGAATTCCATGAAAGGGCGAAATTTTATGTAATGATTCGTCAGAACAACCAGAATGTTATAGAGTTTGTCCTCGAATTGAGGAAGGGAGCTGTCAAGTATAATTTCGGTGACCAACTTTTTATGCAGCTGCGTGATCGATTAGCTGCACATAATAAATCTTGAATAGAGCTTATATGAATGCGGAAGTGGTCCTTATAAGATAGTAGAAGTGCATGTGTTAATTACCTGGTTCCTGTTCTTTTGCATAAGTTGATTAGAGAACATGGGGATAGCTAAGAAAATATCATGCTGAGTTAGGACTACTGTCGAAGTTCTGGGATAAAATCCGTGTATCAAACGAACCAGTCAGTCAAGTGAATTTCCTCAAACAACTGTATACTAGGATAGGTTCCAAAGACTTAGCGTTAGACAGATACTAACATTTGTGTTCATTTTACAGAATATACAGATTTTAGCTAACGAGGTCAAATGATGAACGTGTGACAAAATACCTACAACAGATCATCTTTTTAAAAAGAGAAATAGACACTTCGGACCAAACCTCGTGCATAGATTTTTACAGTTTTAGTTTCACGTTTTGCTTTTGGGATTTCAAACTACAAGATTCACACAACCTTGTGGAATGTAAATTGTACTAATGGCAAAATAGGAAAACACTCGTAGTCCAAACGAACTTCCAACTCATTTCTTAAGTACCTGTAGTCTTAAATTCCCTTCAAAGTGTTATGTTATGGGACACTGGTAATCTTTATTGAGCTTTTACCCCATTTTCTTGTAAATGTTAATTATATCTCTGACTTTCAACTTAAGCGCTACCATCTAGTATTTCAGGTTACCGGCCAAACATTTATACTATAAATGTTAGACTGGACGATTTCCTAGAATCCAGATGATGAGGATATTGTCGTAGATCAAAACTACCTTTGTGGTCCTCCGAATATCTTAATAATAAAGGTTAACCAggtgttattgtctaattgGATTTAGAGCTAATTTTTCTCAATATAATACCCGTGTTGTTTATTAAGGAGATCGTGTTCTATTTTAGAAAGCTTGAAAATATAGGTCAACGGAATGATATCAAAATAGTTAGGGTGAAATTACTGTCTAGATATACCAACCCATTGGAAAGGTTACTTTCGAGTTGGTAAAACTGCCAAGATAAGTGTTTTTATACCGAATTTCTGCACGAAAATGTGATCGCTTTTCGGTAATAATGGAAGAAAGTGAACTTCAGTCATTTCGTTTTAACAAGCTACTGTAATAAAATTGAAACATTGAGGTCATTGCATAGCGCAAGCGCACTGAAAGGTTAGGGGAGTTCGCTATGAGTGGTTTGTTCGAACTACTCGTTTGTCTTTAATATTCCTATAGATGAGGTTGGGGCACTAGTTTTTGACTTTGGATCATATTCTCTTCGAGGGGGTTTTGCTGGCGAAGATAACCCTAAGGTTGGTATTtgtgacttataattatcagttAAGATTGATATTCCATCTACTCTTGGGATTATTGGAAATGAAGAAGGTCTACCAGCGAAAAGAGTCGTTGGGCAAAATATCTTGATCCCCCGTAAAGGAACTGACCTCCAATCATTTCTTAAAGATGGATTAAGTAAGATTCTACTTAACTTACTTTCGTACAGTTGATGACTGGGATGCTTTTGAGGATGTAATGAGTCACATGCTACGGTACCTTACACCTGAAGAGGCTAGTCATCACCCGATACTTTTTTCAGAACCTTCATGGAATACAAAGTCAAAACGAGAGAAAATTGCTGAAATTTTGTTCGAAAAGTTTAAAGTGTGTTTACTTcgtttcaaatgaattattatctaGGTTCCAGCGTTTTATATAGCCAAAAACGCTGCTTTAACTTGTTTTGCGAACGGCAGACATACTGGTTTGGTTCTGGATTGTGGTGCTATTCACACATCAGCCGTCCCCGTGTACGATGGTTTAGTTCTAACTCAAGAGGTTATACGCTCCCCTTTGGCTGGCGATTTTATTGTTCAGCAGGCACAAAGGTTAATTATGGATGAGCTTAAAATAGAAGTTGTTCCCTATTATCGTGTCGCATCTAAGGTATGCTAGCATTTATATTCATGCTATGggtaattttatagtttagtGTACACCTTAGATTTTGTGATAATTCCGAATTCTTGGAATCAGCATGTACAGTATGTTTCTACGTTTGAATAGGTGGCTTAATTGCCATAGACTGACGATACATATCAAGTAAATGTGTGCTGGTTCAGGTTCATAATTTCCGTTTAAAGTGAaatataatgtatatttattttctaaGCATTCTGAAGTCacttttttttctataaaaaatCAGTCATTCGAAACCTGATAGAGGTATTGTTTCTGACTTACGAATTTTATTACCCTATTCATTCAGCTGACCAGATAGTATTCGATAGAACATATTTAAAATGTAGTCATTTTCATCCTATAGTGTGGTCAAATCATTCTTTACAGTTAAATAGAATATCTCCTTAGGTTTATCACGCTAAGCCAAGAATCTTGGGACTTGTATATATTAGTTATGTGAATTATCTCTGGATTCCAATGTATATTCATTTCGAATTGTATCCGCACTATCTTATGGACGTTCAATTAGACTACTGCTgctattatttattcaaatcaaGGTGCTGCATTCTCCACTCTGTCAGGATTCAGTCAGTCGTATTTTTTAGTTCATTGTGTTATGATTTCGAAGTTGGAGTGGGAATTGAGGATTTATGTCTGGTTGATTTTGCAATTGTTGTCAGTGATGTCGAATGTGCATGGCAGCACTTTTCTGAATAAGTAAACTTTTGAGTCTGTTTTATCAAGGGGTTTGATTCGGTATCATATGTTGTAGGATAGttgtgatattattattgtctatCTTCAAAAAGCTGGTTCATAATAATGCTATCTATTCAGACCAAAGGTAACCTCTTATTTCCGACACAACCAAATTATGTAGCATACCAGTGGAATGCATGTTTTAGGAAATATTTGGATATTTAAATGTGAGTTGTGAGTTTAATTCACCAATAGTTGttaaaaatgaatgatttagAGTCGCAGATACTCACTGTTACTCGTTTATCTGTATTCAACCACATATTTTTCGCAAGATCTTTGTTTTTCGTCTGTGAGATGTAACTCGGAGGTTCTATGTATTTATTTGTTCTCTCATTCAAATAGTCTATTAGTCATAAACAATATGGAGTACGTCACATACATTCATCGGTCCAGATTGGCAAACACTTCTAGCACTTATTTTACATCTATTAGTTCTCAGGTTCAAATTACGCTCCACTTCGTTATAAGTAAATACTTGTAATCTCAAGGTATGATACAAGCCTAACTCGATGTCGAAGACTCATACTTTTACTTGTATACCCAGTTTCATTTACATTTTTGATACTCATACCGAGTAAGGTTCAACGTGTATAAGCTATTCGTTCTCCAGCGATATTCATGTAGCAAACATTTAAGTTTGAATCAGTCAGTCATGAATAACTTAGAACCCGGTACAAATGTTCATCGATCAGTTACTCCGCTTTATGTTTATGTAGCGAAGGGAAATTAACAAGGTAAGCGACAAAATCAATCAAGACATTAATATTAGTGATGATAAAATCTGAACATAAAAAATGTAGTCTAAAAAGACGGACATGATTAGTTAATGAAAAGCATGTGATAATGTTAAATTCAGGATTTAGAAGGAGATAGTGAATGCGTACATCAGTGCTACTCAAACCGTTTTTTTTGATTATATCATCAAAGTCCTGCGACTATACACGGAGTCCGCGACacagagtccacctaggggagttggaaaaccctcattctaaaccaatggtgcacatgggctccagtattctgaaggaacaaatggtgtatgaatctattgttggtcaccggctaccatgagcatgcatctcctcacgttgttccactgtcttgtggatcagatctttaggtcgaaggctccgggtgtggccccttagaaaatcacctgtttcggtttggacaccctggcgatatcccagccctcacacaaatcgaatgctttatgtggcgcatatctgtttggcgcctacttgtaccaatgtttgtgtttaaataaataataataaataaaataaatttaacctTGGCAGGAAATATTCGCCTCCGGAGATGGTTAATCCAATAGTCAACAGTTTTATAGGTTCATGCAACATTTAATCCTTATCATTTTCCAATTCACAAGATTTTAGTTGGGGGTAGGTGATGGTTACTCAGATGTAAAACTTGTCCCGACAACATCAGTCAACTTAATCAACTGGTTTACATCTGCCTAGTACGTTAACTGACTTCGAAATTACTCACTTTGTAGTTCCGCTAAACACGAAACcactaattattaaataatcgaGT of the Schistosoma haematobium chromosome 4, whole genome shotgun sequence genome contains:
- the ACTL6A_1 gene encoding Actin-like 6A, variant 2 (EggNog:ENOG410V64P~COG:Z) produces the protein MSDEVGALVFDFGSYSLRGGFAGEDNPKIDIPSTLGIIGNEEGLPAKRVVGQNILIPRKGTDLQSFLKDGLIDDWDAFEDVMSHMLRYLTPEEASHHPILFSEPSWNTKSKREKIAEILFEKFKVPAFYIAKNAALTCFANGRHTGLVLDCGAIHTSAVPVYDGLVLTQEVIRSPLAGDFIVQQAQRLIMDELKIEVVPYYRVASKEPVNEREPAKWKERTNLPPVSTSYENYMLKCQIQDFVASVLQVSEDRYDQSQTDTFPMVGYEFPNGFNFELGHERFQIPEALFDPSILLEAGGSSMLSMSHIVASSISMCDIDIRPSLYSNIIVVGGNSLITGFTDRLQRDLNIKTPPSMRLKVNFPSTTAERRYSSWIGGSILGSLGTFQQMWISSQEYNELGKGCVDKKCA
- the ACTL6A_1 gene encoding Actin-like 6A (EggNog:ENOG410V64P~COG:Z), yielding MSDEVGALVFDFGSYSLRGGFAGEDNPKIDIPSTLGIIGNEEGLPAKRVVGQNILIPRKGTDLQSFLKDGLIDDWDAFEDVMSHMLRYLTPEEASHHPILFSEPSWNTKSKREKIAEILFEKFKVPAFYIAKNAALTCFANGRHTGLVLDCGAIHTSAVPVYDGLVLTQEVIRSPLAGDFIVQQAQRLIMDELKIEVVPYYRVASKFSVHLRFCDNSEFLESACTVCFYV